One part of the Thermococcus litoralis DSM 5473 genome encodes these proteins:
- the rpmC gene encoding 50S ribosomal protein L29 — protein sequence MKPSEIREMSVEEIDAKIRELRLELAKERGMLTMGTSLENPMVIRNLRRDIARLLTIKKEKLRSKG from the coding sequence ATGAAGCCGAGTGAGATTAGAGAGATGAGCGTGGAAGAAATAGATGCCAAGATCAGAGAGTTAAGACTTGAGCTCGCAAAGGAAAGGGGAATGCTTACAATGGGAACATCTTTGGAAAACCCGATGGTTATTAGGAACCTTAGGAGGGATATTGCCCGCCTTTTAACGATAAAGAAGGAAAAGTTGAGGAGCAAAG
- a CDS encoding 30S ribosomal protein S3, translated as MAIERYFIKESIKEMLIDEYLEKELRRAGYGGLDIKKTPLGTKVVIFAERPGFVIGRGGRKIRELTRILERQFGLENPQIEVEEIKNPYFNAKVQATRLAQALERGVHFRRAAYAAIRAIMNNGARGVEIRISGKLTGERAKSVRFYQGYIAKVGNPAETLVSRGYAQALLKLGVLGVKVSIMPPDARLPDEIEIIEKPVEEEVSEQ; from the coding sequence ATGGCAATCGAGAGATATTTCATAAAGGAAAGCATTAAGGAAATGCTCATCGATGAATATCTTGAGAAAGAGCTTAGAAGAGCTGGTTATGGAGGACTTGACATCAAGAAGACTCCCCTTGGGACAAAGGTTGTTATATTTGCCGAGAGACCAGGTTTCGTTATAGGAAGAGGCGGAAGAAAAATAAGGGAGCTTACAAGGATACTGGAGAGACAATTTGGTTTGGAAAACCCCCAGATAGAGGTTGAGGAAATCAAGAACCCCTACTTTAACGCTAAGGTTCAAGCGACAAGGCTTGCCCAGGCATTGGAAAGGGGAGTCCACTTTAGAAGAGCTGCATACGCTGCAATAAGGGCAATTATGAACAATGGCGCAAGAGGTGTTGAGATCAGAATAAGCGGCAAGCTTACAGGAGAAAGAGCTAAAAGTGTGAGATTCTATCAGGGATATATTGCAAAAGTTGGAAATCCTGCTGAAACTTTGGTTTCAAGGGGCTATGCACAGGCATTGCTAAAGCTTGGTGTCCTTGGAGTGAAAGTTTCAATTATGCCACCAGATGCAAGACTTCCGGATGAAATCGAGATCATAGAAAAACCAGTTGAAGAAGAGGTGAGCGAACAATGA
- the rplV gene encoding 50S ribosomal protein L22, producing the protein MAKFSYSFQNFDPERMAKASGRDLRISPKLSIEVCREIKGMMLNDAIKLLDDVIAKRRPIPLRRFNDSQGHKKGKGFGPGRYPVKVAKEIKKILLNVRNNAEQKGLDPDRLKIIHAAAHRGPVLRGYIPRAFGRATPFNEQTTHIEIVVEEIRR; encoded by the coding sequence ATGGCAAAGTTTTCCTACTCTTTCCAAAATTTTGACCCAGAGAGAATGGCAAAAGCAAGCGGGAGAGATTTGAGAATATCTCCGAAACTCTCAATAGAAGTCTGCAGAGAAATCAAAGGAATGATGCTCAACGATGCCATAAAGCTCCTTGATGATGTAATAGCCAAGAGAAGACCTATCCCCCTCAGAAGGTTCAACGACTCCCAAGGCCACAAGAAGGGGAAGGGCTTTGGGCCTGGTAGATATCCGGTGAAAGTCGCTAAGGAAATCAAGAAGATCCTCCTCAATGTTAGAAACAACGCAGAGCAGAAAGGTCTTGATCCAGATAGGTTAAAGATCATCCACGCTGCAGCTCACAGGGGACCAGTGCTTAGGGGATACATACCAAGGGCTTTTGGAAGAGCCACACCATTCAACGAGCAGACAACACACATCGAGATAGTTGTTGAGGAGATTAGGAGGTGA
- the rpsS gene encoding 30S ribosomal protein S19, translating into MARKEFKYRGYTLEELMNMSLEDLARLFPSRQRRSLKRGLTPEQKKLLRKIRLAKRGKYKKPIRTHSRDMVILPEMVGITIYVHNGKEFVPVEIREEMIGHYLGEFALTRKRVQHGSPGVGATRSSMFVAIK; encoded by the coding sequence ATGGCAAGGAAAGAATTTAAATATCGCGGTTATACTCTTGAAGAACTAATGAACATGTCTCTTGAAGATTTGGCTAGACTTTTCCCCTCAAGACAGAGGAGAAGCCTTAAGAGAGGGTTAACACCCGAACAGAAAAAGCTTCTCAGAAAGATCAGGTTGGCAAAGAGGGGCAAATACAAGAAGCCAATAAGAACTCACAGCAGGGACATGGTTATCCTTCCAGAGATGGTAGGAATCACAATTTACGTCCACAATGGTAAGGAGTTTGTCCCAGTGGAGATTAGGGAAGAGATGATTGGACATTACCTTGGAGAATTTGCTCTAACAAGAAAGAGAGTCCAACACGGTTCACCTGGTGTTGGTGCTACAAGATCATCAATGTTCGTTGCAATCAAGTGA
- a CDS encoding 50S ribosomal protein L2 yields MGKSLIQQRRGKGTTTFRAPSHRYRGAVKYIPLNFTQEKTLAGRVVEILHDPGRTAPVAKVKFENGLERLILAPEGLLVDQEVYIGPEAPIAIGNTLPLAKIPEGTYVYNIEGSPGDGGKYVRAGGSYALVVSKEKNRVIVQLPSGELKAFNPMCRATIGVVAGGGRLEKPIVKAGKAYYIMKARNRFWPKPRGVKMNAVNHPHGGKEHHIGKPSTVSRRAPPGRKVGHIAARRTGRRK; encoded by the coding sequence ATGGGTAAGAGTTTGATTCAACAGAGGAGAGGAAAAGGAACAACAACCTTCAGAGCACCGTCTCACAGATATAGGGGTGCTGTTAAGTACATCCCCTTGAATTTCACCCAAGAAAAGACCCTCGCTGGTAGGGTAGTTGAGATACTCCACGACCCCGGAAGAACAGCACCGGTTGCCAAGGTTAAGTTTGAGAACGGTCTTGAGAGACTCATCCTTGCCCCAGAGGGACTTTTGGTGGATCAAGAGGTTTACATCGGACCTGAAGCTCCGATAGCAATTGGAAACACACTTCCACTTGCAAAGATTCCAGAGGGTACATACGTTTACAACATTGAAGGTTCTCCGGGCGATGGTGGAAAGTACGTGAGAGCCGGGGGAAGTTATGCTCTAGTTGTTTCAAAAGAGAAGAACAGAGTAATTGTTCAGTTGCCAAGTGGTGAGCTTAAGGCATTCAATCCAATGTGCAGGGCCACAATTGGTGTAGTTGCTGGTGGAGGTAGACTTGAAAAGCCAATAGTCAAGGCAGGTAAGGCATACTACATAATGAAGGCAAGAAACAGGTTCTGGCCTAAGCCAAGAGGTGTAAAGATGAACGCAGTCAATCACCCACACGGTGGTAAAGAGCACCACATCGGTAAGCCAAGTACAGTCTCAAGGAGAGCTCCACCTGGAAGAAAAGTCGGTCATATAGCTGCGAGAAGAACCGGAAGGAGAAAGTGA
- a CDS encoding 50S ribosomal protein L23, translating into MDPYKVIIRPVVTEKAISMVERENKLTFIVDRRATKQDVKRAVEEIYNVKVEKVNTLITMKGEKKAYVKLKPEYSASEVAARIGLF; encoded by the coding sequence ATGGATCCATATAAGGTTATTATACGACCTGTAGTCACAGAAAAGGCAATCTCCATGGTTGAGAGAGAAAACAAGCTCACCTTTATAGTCGATAGAAGGGCTACAAAGCAAGATGTAAAGAGGGCTGTCGAGGAAATATACAACGTCAAAGTTGAGAAAGTCAACACACTCATAACAATGAAAGGTGAAAAGAAGGCTTACGTGAAATTGAAGCCTGAGTATAGCGCAAGTGAGGTTGCTGCTAGAATAGGATTGTTCTGA
- the rpl4p gene encoding 50S ribosomal protein L4 produces the protein MKVKVFSLDGEPIEEIELPKVFQTPFRPDLIRRAVIASWTHRIQPQGRDPLAGKRRVTENIGKGHGMARVERIKTSPRFAAFVPFARGGRRTHPPKVEKIIWEDINKKERRLALMSAIAATANYDLVKARGHIIDNLPQVPLVVEDELEKVYKTAKTREIFKKLGVWEDIERAKKNTKVRAGKGKMRGRRYKKAKGPLIVVAKNEGIIQGARNHPGVDVVLVDNLGVELLAPGAHPGRLTIWTKGAIERLREIYG, from the coding sequence ATGAAAGTTAAGGTATTTTCACTCGATGGCGAGCCAATTGAAGAAATTGAACTTCCAAAAGTATTCCAAACACCTTTCAGACCAGATCTCATTAGGAGAGCTGTCATCGCTTCATGGACCCACCGCATACAACCACAAGGGAGAGATCCCCTTGCGGGTAAGAGGAGGGTTACTGAGAACATCGGAAAAGGTCACGGTATGGCAAGGGTTGAGAGGATAAAGACCTCCCCAAGATTTGCAGCGTTTGTTCCGTTTGCCAGAGGTGGTAGAAGAACTCACCCACCAAAAGTAGAGAAGATAATATGGGAAGACATCAACAAGAAGGAAAGAAGACTTGCCTTGATGAGTGCCATAGCTGCCACTGCAAACTACGATTTAGTTAAAGCGAGAGGCCACATAATTGATAACCTGCCTCAAGTTCCCCTTGTGGTGGAAGATGAGCTCGAAAAGGTCTACAAGACAGCAAAAACTAGGGAGATCTTCAAGAAGCTCGGTGTCTGGGAAGATATTGAGAGGGCAAAGAAAAACACCAAAGTGAGGGCTGGAAAGGGCAAGATGAGAGGCAGAAGATACAAAAAGGCAAAAGGTCCACTCATTGTGGTTGCCAAAAATGAGGGAATAATCCAGGGAGCAAGAAACCACCCAGGTGTTGACGTAGTTTTAGTGGACAATTTGGGTGTAGAGCTGTTAGCCCCAGGTGCACATCCCGGAAGGCTCACAATATGGACGAAGGGAGCAATAGAGAGATTAAGGGAGATTTATGGGTGA
- a CDS encoding 50S ribosomal protein L3, with the protein MGKISRPRRGSLAYSPRKRAKSIVPRIRKWPQEQEVRMLGFAGYKAGMTHVLMIDDAPGLTKGKEIFVPVTIVEAPPLIVYGVRAYKQGYLGLETATEVIVPDFKLENYPSKKAKNVTFYKLLERRIKTLPKNYNEETFQQKLGELEDLVKSGEIVEVRALVATQPWLARIKKKPEVMEYAVGGTSVEEKFAYIKERLGKELRASEVLKEGELLDIVAVTKGKGTQGPVKRWGIKIQFHKAQRAGKARHVGNLGPWHPARVMWTVPQAGQMGFHHRTEFNKRLLRIGENGKLKLDGEEIEITPKGGFPHYGIVRNDFLMIAGTIPGAIKRIIRVRPAIRPPAKKPPVEAPQITYVSRESKQ; encoded by the coding sequence ATGGGAAAAATTAGCAGACCAAGAAGAGGTTCATTGGCATATTCCCCAAGAAAAAGAGCCAAGAGCATAGTCCCAAGAATTAGAAAGTGGCCACAGGAGCAAGAGGTTAGAATGCTCGGATTTGCAGGATACAAAGCTGGAATGACCCATGTGCTTATGATAGACGATGCTCCAGGGCTTACGAAGGGTAAGGAGATCTTCGTGCCAGTAACGATAGTTGAAGCTCCGCCCTTAATCGTCTATGGAGTTAGAGCTTACAAGCAGGGTTACCTTGGACTTGAAACTGCAACTGAGGTCATAGTTCCGGATTTCAAGCTCGAGAATTACCCATCAAAGAAGGCAAAGAACGTAACATTCTACAAGCTTCTTGAGAGAAGGATTAAGACTCTTCCAAAGAACTACAACGAAGAGACCTTCCAGCAAAAACTTGGAGAGCTTGAGGACCTTGTTAAGTCCGGAGAAATAGTTGAAGTTAGGGCTCTTGTGGCAACTCAGCCATGGCTCGCGAGGATAAAGAAGAAGCCTGAGGTTATGGAGTACGCTGTTGGTGGAACAAGCGTTGAAGAGAAGTTTGCCTATATCAAAGAGAGGCTTGGAAAAGAACTCAGAGCAAGTGAAGTTCTCAAAGAGGGAGAGCTTCTTGACATAGTAGCCGTCACAAAGGGCAAGGGTACCCAGGGCCCAGTTAAGAGATGGGGCATCAAGATACAGTTCCACAAGGCTCAAAGAGCCGGAAAGGCAAGACACGTTGGTAACCTTGGTCCATGGCACCCAGCTAGGGTTATGTGGACGGTTCCACAAGCTGGACAGATGGGCTTCCACCACAGAACTGAATTCAACAAGAGGCTCTTGAGAATAGGGGAAAACGGAAAGCTAAAGCTCGATGGAGAGGAAATCGAGATCACTCCAAAGGGAGGATTCCCCCACTATGGAATAGTGAGAAACGACTTCCTTATGATAGCTGGAACCATACCTGGAGCAATTAAAAGAATAATCAGGGTAAGACCGGCAATAAGGCCTCCAGCAAAGAAGCCACCTGTTGAGGCTCCACAAATAACATACGTTAGTAGGGAATCAAAGCAATGA
- a CDS encoding putative RNA uridine N3 methyltransferase, with amino-acid sequence MAWHIFIPDSLLEETSDPKIRTYKVGQIGRAAAIFGVEHVWIYKAGGKDGKFIKLILEYMETPQYLRKSLIPLTKELRYVGVLPPLRTPHHKLKGRPKLGEIREGIVIRKGKRLYADIGLDELALVEGSGEGRMTFKIVSLKPLKVVPSKPEEYWGYRVHLTRKSLAKTLKKAKLNLAIATSRKGEDVRKVNLPPLEGEVGFVFGSPRKGIMEILRDFNEDYPFDLILNTIPNQKTKTVRTEEAVLATLAIFNFIRRD; translated from the coding sequence ATGGCATGGCATATCTTCATTCCAGATTCACTCCTCGAAGAGACCTCTGACCCAAAGATAAGAACTTATAAAGTTGGACAGATCGGCAGGGCGGCAGCGATCTTCGGTGTTGAGCACGTATGGATTTACAAAGCAGGGGGAAAAGACGGGAAATTCATCAAGCTAATCCTTGAATACATGGAAACACCGCAGTATCTGCGAAAGAGCTTAATACCACTTACAAAGGAGCTCAGGTACGTGGGTGTTTTGCCACCTCTGAGAACTCCCCACCATAAGCTCAAAGGAAGACCCAAGCTCGGTGAAATCAGGGAGGGCATTGTAATCAGAAAGGGCAAGAGGCTTTACGCGGATATTGGCCTTGATGAGCTTGCCCTCGTTGAGGGAAGTGGAGAAGGAAGAATGACATTCAAAATCGTGTCTCTGAAGCCGCTCAAGGTAGTGCCCTCAAAACCCGAGGAGTATTGGGGATATCGAGTGCATCTCACCAGAAAGTCTTTGGCAAAAACACTTAAAAAGGCAAAACTCAACCTTGCAATCGCGACCTCACGAAAGGGTGAGGATGTGAGAAAAGTGAACCTTCCCCCATTGGAAGGGGAAGTGGGATTCGTGTTTGGATCTCCCCGGAAGGGAATAATGGAGATCCTGAGAGACTTCAATGAGGATTATCCCTTTGATCTAATCCTCAATACGATTCCAAATCAAAAGACAAAAACCGTTAGAACGGAGGAAGCCGTGTTGGCGACATTGGCGATATTTAATTTCATAAGGAGGGATTGA
- a CDS encoding hydrogenase maturation protease, translated as MSTLILALGNELMKDDGVGLKVGRILAEKGYNVLEIGTDIFKLQRYYNGEERIIIIDAILTDKYKPGEIVHLKGEEVFEKLKAEIRSAHFMGAIDGLKLLMALDERLAKAEIHFVGVVAKEIELGTELSEEVKSNIHNIINAIENIAK; from the coding sequence ATGAGCACGTTGATCCTTGCCCTTGGAAACGAGCTTATGAAAGATGATGGTGTAGGGTTGAAGGTTGGTAGAATTCTGGCAGAGAAGGGCTACAACGTTCTTGAGATAGGAACCGATATATTCAAGCTTCAACGCTATTATAATGGCGAAGAAAGAATAATAATCATCGATGCTATACTCACTGACAAATATAAACCCGGAGAAATTGTCCATCTAAAGGGAGAAGAAGTTTTTGAAAAGCTTAAGGCTGAAATAAGGAGTGCACATTTTATGGGGGCTATCGATGGACTCAAGCTTTTGATGGCCCTTGATGAACGGCTAGCTAAAGCAGAGATTCATTTCGTTGGGGTTGTGGCTAAAGAGATTGAATTGGGGACTGAACTCAGTGAAGAGGTTAAAAGCAATATTCATAATATTATAAATGCCATAGAGAATATTGCGAAATAA
- the hydA gene encoding NADPH-dependent hydrogenase/sulfhydrogenase 1 subunit alpha — MYIPITVDHIARVEGKGGIEIVTSDEGVKEVKLNIIEGPRFFEAITIGKKLEEALAIYPRVCSFCSASHKLTALEAAEKAIGFTPRPEIQDLRELLYMGDTIESHALHLYLLVLPDYLGYSNPLAMVDKYKKEIEYAMALKNVGSKIMDYLGSRAIHQENVVLGGFGKLPTKAQFEELRRELKEALPLAEYTVELFSKLEQYEEVTDDEMVHMAVKPRNDVYGIYGDYIKVSDGFEFPVEDYKKHIVEKVVEHSFAKHSFYKGKPFMVGAISRIVNNADLLYGKAKELYTQYKDLLRYNNCFANNFAQAIELVYFIEKSIDIIDDTLAKWPVKERDEVELKDGFGVSITEAPRGLLVYALEVKDGRVNYADIITPTAMNLAIMERHVRMMAENHWQDDPERLKLLAEMTVRAYDPCISCSVHVVRL; from the coding sequence ATGTATATCCCGATTACGGTTGATCATATAGCCCGTGTTGAGGGTAAGGGAGGAATAGAGATAGTTACAAGTGATGAGGGGGTTAAAGAAGTCAAGCTTAACATAATAGAGGGGCCGAGGTTCTTTGAGGCTATTACAATTGGCAAGAAGCTTGAAGAGGCATTGGCGATCTATCCGAGGGTTTGTTCTTTCTGTTCAGCATCTCATAAGCTCACGGCTTTAGAGGCTGCAGAAAAGGCCATAGGTTTTACTCCAAGACCTGAGATTCAAGACTTGAGAGAACTGCTCTACATGGGGGATACCATAGAAAGCCATGCCCTGCACCTTTACCTACTAGTTCTCCCAGATTATCTCGGCTACTCCAATCCACTGGCAATGGTTGACAAGTATAAGAAAGAAATCGAATATGCAATGGCACTAAAGAACGTTGGTTCAAAGATAATGGATTATCTCGGCTCAAGAGCAATTCATCAAGAAAACGTCGTGCTTGGAGGTTTTGGAAAGCTTCCAACAAAAGCCCAGTTTGAAGAGCTCAGGAGAGAACTGAAAGAGGCCCTACCTTTAGCCGAGTATACAGTGGAGCTCTTCTCAAAGCTTGAGCAGTACGAAGAGGTAACCGATGATGAGATGGTTCACATGGCAGTGAAGCCGAGAAATGATGTTTATGGTATATACGGAGACTACATCAAAGTAAGTGACGGGTTTGAGTTTCCGGTTGAAGATTATAAAAAACACATAGTTGAAAAAGTAGTTGAGCACAGCTTTGCAAAGCACTCATTCTACAAAGGGAAGCCCTTTATGGTGGGTGCAATCTCGAGAATAGTTAACAACGCTGACCTTCTATATGGCAAGGCAAAGGAGCTCTATACTCAATACAAAGACCTACTAAGATACAACAACTGTTTTGCAAACAATTTCGCCCAAGCAATTGAGCTGGTATACTTCATAGAGAAATCAATAGACATAATTGACGATACCCTTGCAAAGTGGCCGGTAAAAGAGAGGGACGAGGTAGAACTAAAAGACGGCTTTGGAGTGAGTATAACCGAGGCTCCAAGAGGTTTACTCGTCTACGCTCTTGAAGTCAAGGATGGAAGAGTTAACTATGCGGATATCATAACACCAACCGCAATGAACCTTGCAATTATGGAACGCCATGTTAGAATGATGGCTGAGAATCACTGGCAAGATGACCCAGAGAGGCTCAAGCTTCTTGCAGAGATGACGGTTAGGGCATATGATCCATGTATCTCGTGTTCTGTTCACGTGGTTAGGCTTTAG
- the hydD gene encoding NADPH-dependent hydrogenase/sulfhydrogenase 1 subunit delta, protein MENEKVRIGFYALTSCYGCQLQFAMMDEILHLLDKAEIECWFMVERDSDEDREVDIAFIEGSVSTQEEVELVKKIREKAKIVVAVGACATQGGVQSWGKDKELSELWKTVYGDAHVKFEPKMAEPVEKYIKVDYKLYGCPPEKKDFLYALGTFLVGSWPEDIDYPVCVECRLRGNPCILIEKGEPCLGPVTVAGCDARCPGFNVACIGCRGAVGYDVAWFDSLALEFKKKGLTKEEILERMKIFNAHNPKLEEMVNKIFEEGE, encoded by the coding sequence ATGGAGAACGAAAAAGTTCGCATCGGGTTTTACGCATTAACTTCATGCTATGGCTGTCAGCTTCAATTCGCAATGATGGATGAGATACTCCATCTCTTGGACAAGGCGGAGATAGAATGCTGGTTCATGGTGGAGAGGGACAGTGATGAGGATAGGGAAGTCGATATAGCCTTCATAGAGGGAAGTGTCTCTACTCAAGAGGAAGTAGAGCTTGTAAAGAAGATTAGGGAAAAGGCTAAGATAGTCGTTGCAGTTGGAGCTTGTGCAACACAAGGTGGAGTGCAGAGCTGGGGTAAGGATAAAGAGCTTAGTGAGCTTTGGAAGACTGTTTACGGAGATGCTCATGTTAAATTTGAGCCCAAGATGGCAGAGCCTGTTGAAAAATACATCAAGGTTGACTACAAGCTTTACGGTTGCCCACCAGAGAAGAAGGACTTTCTCTATGCATTGGGCACATTCTTAGTGGGCTCATGGCCTGAGGACATTGATTATCCAGTATGTGTTGAGTGCAGGCTTAGAGGAAACCCCTGTATTCTTATAGAAAAGGGAGAGCCGTGCTTAGGGCCAGTGACAGTTGCTGGGTGTGATGCAAGGTGTCCCGGCTTTAACGTTGCTTGCATTGGGTGCAGAGGAGCTGTAGGCTATGACGTTGCATGGTTTGACTCTCTAGCCTTAGAGTTCAAGAAGAAAGGTCTTACAAAAGAGGAGATTCTTGAGAGAATGAAGATCTTCAACGCCCACAATCCGAAGCTTGAAGAGATGGTTAACAAGATATTTGAGGAGGGAGAATGA
- the hydG gene encoding NADPH-dependent hydrogenase/sulfhydrogenase 1 subunit gamma, with product MTVPRPVPRTNTFADDNPYALERVRVLRVYQLTELEKLFLFRFEDPTIAENWTFKPGQFVQLTIPGIGEVPISVCSSPMRQGFFELCIRKAGRVTTVVHKLKPGDTVLVRGPYGNGFPVDEWEGMDLLLIAAGLGTAPLRSVFLYAMDNRWKYGNITFINTARYGKDLLFYKELEAMKDIAEAENVKIIQSVTRDPDWPGLKGRPQNFIVEANTNPKNTAVAICGPPRMYKDVFESLINYGYRPENIYVTLERMMKCGIGKCGHCNVGTSTSWKYVCKDGPVFTYFDIVSTPGMLD from the coding sequence ATGACCGTACCAAGACCTGTTCCTCGGACTAATACTTTTGCAGATGACAATCCCTACGCCTTGGAAAGGGTTAGAGTTCTTAGAGTATATCAGCTTACCGAGTTGGAAAAGCTGTTCTTATTTAGGTTTGAAGACCCAACTATTGCAGAGAACTGGACATTTAAGCCGGGCCAGTTTGTTCAGCTTACAATACCGGGAATAGGGGAAGTACCTATTAGCGTGTGTTCTTCTCCTATGAGACAGGGTTTCTTTGAACTTTGTATAAGAAAAGCAGGTAGAGTAACAACTGTAGTTCACAAGCTTAAGCCGGGAGACACGGTTTTAGTTAGAGGCCCCTATGGAAACGGCTTCCCTGTCGATGAGTGGGAAGGGATGGATTTACTCCTTATAGCAGCAGGTCTTGGGACTGCTCCCCTCAGGAGCGTCTTCCTTTATGCGATGGACAACAGGTGGAAATACGGTAACATAACATTCATAAACACTGCCCGCTATGGGAAGGACTTGCTCTTTTACAAAGAACTTGAGGCAATGAAAGATATAGCTGAGGCTGAGAACGTTAAGATAATTCAAAGTGTCACCAGAGATCCTGATTGGCCCGGATTGAAGGGTAGACCGCAGAACTTCATAGTCGAAGCAAATACAAATCCCAAGAACACAGCAGTGGCAATTTGCGGTCCTCCAAGGATGTACAAAGATGTTTTTGAGTCTCTCATAAACTACGGATACAGGCCAGAGAACATCTACGTGACGCTTGAGAGAATGATGAAATGTGGAATCGGTAAGTGTGGCCACTGCAACGTAGGAACAAGCACATCATGGAAATACGTCTGTAAAGATGGCCCTGTCTTCACGTACTTCGACATAGTATCAACACCAGGAATGCTCGACTGA
- the hydB gene encoding NADPH-dependent hydrogenase/sulfhydrogenase 1 subunit beta yields the protein MRYVKLPKENTYEFLERLKEWGTLYAPVKISEKFYDFREVEDMSQIEFKYNRTIMPPKKFFFLPREKMFEFSISKAEYKEVIENVEPFVVFGVHACDIFGLKIMDTIYLDELPDKYYKVRREKGIIIGISCVPDEYCFCNLRETDFADDGFDLFLHELPDGWLVRVGTPTGHRIVDKNIKLFEEVTSQDVCNFRDFENKKQQMFRYHEDWADLRYLLELETEHPMWDEQSDICLACGNCNTTCPTCRCFDVRDIPNIDGVTGVRVRRWDSCQLVRHGMVAGGHNFRPTKKSRFMNRYMCKNSYVEKLGLSYCVGCGRCTYFCPAEISFVRNLRTILGLEESSCPPRISEEIPKRGFAYGPSVGGGEQ from the coding sequence TTGAGGTATGTTAAGTTGCCGAAGGAGAATACTTACGAGTTCCTAGAGCGCCTGAAGGAGTGGGGGACACTTTATGCCCCAGTAAAAATCTCGGAGAAGTTCTACGACTTCAGAGAAGTTGAAGACATGAGTCAAATAGAATTCAAATATAACAGGACAATAATGCCTCCGAAGAAGTTCTTCTTCCTTCCGAGGGAAAAAATGTTTGAATTCAGCATTTCGAAGGCAGAATACAAGGAGGTTATTGAAAACGTTGAACCCTTTGTAGTTTTTGGGGTTCACGCGTGTGACATCTTTGGGCTTAAGATAATGGACACAATATACTTGGATGAGCTCCCCGACAAGTACTACAAAGTTAGAAGGGAAAAGGGCATAATAATAGGAATTAGCTGTGTTCCAGATGAGTACTGCTTCTGTAATTTGAGGGAGACAGATTTTGCAGACGATGGGTTCGACCTATTCCTCCATGAGCTTCCCGACGGATGGCTCGTGAGGGTTGGCACTCCAACCGGGCACAGGATAGTGGACAAAAACATAAAGCTCTTTGAGGAGGTAACATCTCAGGATGTGTGCAACTTTAGAGATTTTGAAAATAAAAAGCAGCAGATGTTCAGGTACCACGAAGACTGGGCAGACTTGAGGTATCTGCTTGAGCTCGAAACAGAGCACCCGATGTGGGACGAACAGTCCGACATATGTCTCGCCTGTGGCAACTGCAACACTACCTGCCCGACTTGCAGATGCTTTGACGTCCGAGATATCCCAAATATCGATGGCGTTACTGGTGTAAGAGTTAGGAGATGGGATTCTTGTCAGCTGGTAAGACATGGAATGGTGGCAGGTGGACACAACTTTAGGCCAACAAAGAAATCCAGGTTTATGAACAGGTATATGTGCAAAAATTCATATGTTGAAAAACTTGGTCTAAGCTACTGCGTCGGCTGTGGAAGGTGCACCTATTTCTGTCCTGCAGAGATAAGCTTTGTAAGGAATTTGAGAACCATTTTGGGTCTTGAAGAAAGCTCATGTCCACCGAGAATCTCAGAGGAGATTCCAAAGAGAGGATTTGCATATGGTCCTTCTGTTGGAGGTGGTGAACAATGA